A portion of the Alphaproteobacteria bacterium CG11_big_fil_rev_8_21_14_0_20_39_49 genome contains these proteins:
- a CDS encoding pilus assembly protein, producing MNNLTQKGQKGFTLIELLIVVAILGILAAVAIPQYQGYQQQAKINAVKSSHKSVVSLLSGSVTNCSTGAATVTMGTTPVTCNTATSATFTAAAAGYFNTQKGLKNPYDQSLGGVTDGAAGAVVGAIYMDGATSATQITVTSNVDLNNDGDAADTDETISDLIVLE from the coding sequence ATGAATAATTTAACTCAAAAAGGTCAAAAAGGTTTTACACTTATTGAATTGTTAATCGTTGTGGCGATTCTCGGTATATTGGCGGCTGTTGCGATTCCTCAATATCAGGGTTATCAGCAACAAGCTAAAATCAATGCTGTAAAATCATCTCATAAGTCGGTTGTAAGCTTGCTTTCGGGTTCGGTTACTAACTGTTCTACAGGTGCTGCAACAGTAACTATGGGTACTACGCCTGTTACTTGTAATACTGCAACTTCAGCTACTTTCACAGCTGCCGCTGCCGGTTATTTTAATACTCAAAAAGGTTTGAAAAACCCTTATGACCAATCACTTGGCGGTGTTACCGATGGTGCGGCAGGTGCCGTAGTAGGTGCTATCTACATGGACGGTGCTACTTCTGCTACACAAATCACCGTTACTTCAAACGTTGACTTAAACAATGATGGTGACGCAGCTGATACTGATGAAACTATTAGTGATCTAATCGTTTTAGAGTAA
- a CDS encoding two-component system response regulator yields the protein MEIKIVTGEKKLSILLVEDNGMFLNIAEEMLKGHKVIAAETAQKGVDAYKKENPDITFLDIALPDGNGHDILKKIKTMNEDAYVVMMTASRLKDDVLKSMGEGAEGYITKPFSEGMVKQCIKEYHEYKQKKSNAV from the coding sequence GTGGAGATAAAAATAGTGACAGGTGAGAAAAAATTATCAATCTTATTAGTAGAAGATAACGGAATGTTTCTAAACATAGCTGAGGAAATGCTAAAAGGGCATAAAGTTATTGCAGCAGAAACCGCACAGAAAGGTGTCGATGCTTATAAAAAAGAAAATCCCGATATAACTTTTCTTGATATAGCCCTTCCTGACGGTAACGGTCATGATATATTGAAAAAAATAAAGACAATGAATGAAGATGCATATGTTGTAATGATGACGGCAAGCAGGCTGAAAGATGATGTTCTAAAGTCTATGGGAGAAGGTGCCGAGGGCTATATTACAAAGCCGTTTTCAGAAGGAATGGTGAAGCAATGTATAAAAGAATATCACGAATATAAACAGAAAAAATCAAATGCCGTTTAA